A window from Sinorhizobium fredii encodes these proteins:
- a CDS encoding ABC transporter substrate-binding protein: MRLHTTTALTTLALGFNLAAPAMADIRIGATLSETGPAAFLGDPEAKTLKLLVDEINAAGGVNGEKIELIVYDDGGDPNKARTFATRLVEDDEVVAVIGGTTTGTSMAVLQVFEDAEIPFISLAGAIEIIDPVRPFTFKTPHTDRMACAKIFEDMKARGLTKIGMISGSDGFGASMHKQCLQIVGDYGIEVIADETYGPSDADMTPQLTNIKGREGVQAVLNAGFGQGPAIVTRNYQQLAVGLPLYQSHGVASDGFIELAGAPAAEGIRLPGTALLVAKLLPENDPQRPVVTAYKASYEAATGKPVSTFGGYAHDALRILVDAINRAGKAEPQAIRDAIEATSGLVGTTGVVTMSEEDHLGLDLSAFRMLEIKDGGWKLVE; the protein is encoded by the coding sequence ATGAGACTGCACACCACGACTGCGCTAACAACGCTGGCGCTTGGCTTCAACCTCGCGGCTCCGGCGATGGCCGATATCCGCATCGGTGCGACGCTTTCGGAGACCGGCCCCGCCGCCTTCCTCGGCGATCCCGAGGCCAAGACGCTGAAGCTGCTCGTCGACGAGATCAATGCCGCGGGCGGCGTCAACGGCGAGAAGATCGAACTGATCGTCTATGACGATGGCGGCGACCCGAACAAGGCGCGTACCTTCGCCACCCGTCTCGTCGAAGACGATGAAGTCGTTGCCGTGATCGGCGGCACGACGACCGGTACCTCCATGGCAGTCCTGCAGGTCTTCGAGGATGCGGAGATTCCCTTCATTTCGCTTGCCGGCGCCATCGAGATTATCGATCCCGTCCGTCCCTTCACCTTCAAGACGCCCCACACCGATCGCATGGCCTGCGCCAAGATCTTCGAGGACATGAAGGCGCGCGGCCTGACCAAGATCGGCATGATTTCGGGTTCCGACGGTTTCGGCGCGTCGATGCACAAGCAGTGCCTCCAGATCGTCGGCGACTACGGCATCGAGGTCATCGCCGACGAGACCTACGGTCCGAGCGACGCCGACATGACGCCGCAGCTTACCAACATCAAGGGCAGGGAAGGCGTGCAGGCGGTCCTGAACGCCGGTTTCGGACAGGGGCCGGCGATCGTCACGCGCAACTATCAGCAGCTCGCAGTCGGCCTGCCGCTCTACCAGTCGCATGGTGTGGCCTCGGACGGCTTCATCGAGCTTGCCGGCGCACCCGCCGCCGAGGGCATCCGCCTGCCTGGCACGGCGCTGCTGGTAGCGAAGCTGCTGCCCGAGAACGATCCGCAGCGCCCGGTCGTCACCGCCTACAAGGCGAGCTACGAGGCGGCGACCGGCAAGCCGGTCTCGACCTTTGGCGGCTATGCGCACGACGCGCTGCGCATCCTCGTCGATGCGATCAACCGGGCCGGCAAGGCGGAGCCGCAGGCGATCCGCGACGCGATCGAAGCCACATCCGGTCTCGTCGGCACCACCGGCGTCGTGACCATGTCGGAGGAGGACCATCTCGGCCTCGACCTCAGCGCCTTTCGGATGCTCGAGATCAAGGACGGCGGCTGGAAGCTCGTCGAATAG
- the paaN gene encoding phenylacetic acid degradation protein PaaN — protein MSDLFDRHRTVLGAALQAAQDRGYWSAFPEIPSGKIYGETAKDDGLSAYQARLGKAFDLPGHPGAKRVGKEVSPYGPSLGITYPAADADALMAASKGAAAAWGNASPEARVGVCLEILARLNRMSFEMANAVMHTTGQAFAMAFQAGGPHAQDRGLEAVAYAWAEMTRTPRSATWAKPQGKGEPIVLEKHWRIVPRGVSLVVACQTFPTWNSYPGLFASLATGNTVIVKPHPGAILPLALTVLVAREVLAEEGHPADVVLLAADEPGAEITRDLVAHPAVAIVDYTGSSLFGDWVRNNAATRQVYSEETGVNSIVIGATDDFADMCANIAFSLSLYSGQMCTAPQNIYMPRGGIKTDEGPKSFEAVAAGIAAAVDALIADPARAAGVCGAIANPATLGRIEAARSLGRIVRDSAPLPGAEGARTATPLILAVNADQTSAHEEERFGPISFVVAVENAAEGVARAADLARSKGAITAAFYDTDEARIAAAADAFAAAGVNLSVNLTGGIFVNQSAAFSDFHVTGANPAGNASLTDTAFVANRFRVAMWRRPVAA, from the coding sequence ATGAGCGACCTATTCGACCGGCACCGCACGGTGCTCGGCGCGGCCTTGCAGGCGGCGCAGGATCGCGGCTATTGGTCCGCCTTTCCGGAAATACCGAGCGGCAAGATCTATGGAGAGACCGCCAAGGACGATGGCCTCTCCGCCTACCAGGCACGTCTCGGAAAGGCGTTCGACCTGCCCGGGCATCCCGGTGCAAAGAGGGTCGGCAAGGAAGTCTCGCCCTACGGACCGTCGCTCGGCATCACCTATCCGGCGGCCGACGCGGATGCCCTCATGGCCGCCTCCAAAGGCGCGGCAGCCGCATGGGGCAATGCCTCGCCGGAGGCGCGGGTCGGTGTCTGCCTGGAAATTCTGGCGCGCCTCAACCGCATGAGCTTTGAGATGGCCAATGCGGTGATGCACACGACGGGGCAGGCCTTCGCCATGGCCTTCCAGGCGGGCGGCCCGCATGCGCAGGATCGCGGCCTGGAAGCCGTCGCCTATGCCTGGGCCGAGATGACGCGCACGCCTCGGAGTGCGACCTGGGCGAAGCCGCAGGGCAAGGGTGAGCCGATCGTGCTTGAGAAGCACTGGCGCATCGTGCCGCGCGGCGTGTCGCTGGTGGTCGCTTGCCAGACCTTCCCGACCTGGAACAGCTATCCCGGCCTGTTCGCGAGCCTTGCGACCGGCAATACGGTGATCGTCAAGCCGCATCCGGGCGCCATCCTGCCGCTCGCTCTCACGGTCCTGGTGGCCCGCGAGGTCCTTGCCGAAGAAGGCCATCCCGCCGACGTGGTCCTGCTTGCGGCCGACGAGCCCGGCGCGGAAATCACCCGCGATCTTGTCGCGCACCCTGCGGTCGCCATCGTCGACTACACCGGCTCCAGTCTTTTCGGCGACTGGGTGCGCAACAATGCAGCGACGCGGCAGGTCTACTCCGAGGAGACCGGCGTCAACTCCATCGTGATCGGCGCGACCGACGACTTTGCCGACATGTGCGCCAATATCGCCTTCTCGCTGTCGCTCTATAGCGGCCAGATGTGCACCGCGCCGCAGAACATCTACATGCCGCGCGGCGGTATCAAAACCGATGAGGGGCCGAAGAGCTTCGAAGCGGTCGCGGCGGGCATTGCTGCGGCGGTCGACGCGCTCATCGCCGATCCGGCGCGCGCCGCCGGCGTCTGCGGCGCCATCGCCAATCCGGCAACGCTCGGGCGGATCGAGGCGGCGCGCAGTCTCGGCCGCATCGTCCGCGACTCTGCGCCGCTCCCGGGCGCCGAAGGCGCGCGCACTGCGACGCCGCTGATTCTCGCGGTGAACGCCGATCAAACATCCGCCCATGAGGAGGAGCGCTTCGGTCCGATTTCCTTCGTGGTGGCCGTGGAGAACGCCGCGGAGGGCGTCGCGCGCGCAGCAGATCTTGCCCGCAGCAAGGGCGCCATTACCGCAGCGTTCTACGATACCGACGAGGCACGCATTGCCGCGGCGGCCGACGCCTTTGCGGCGGCGGGCGTGAACCTGTCCGTCAATCTAACCGGCGGGATATTCGTCAACCAGAGCGCCGCGTTCAGTGATTTCCACGTCACCGGCGCCAACCCGGCCGGCAATGCCAGCCTGACGGACACGGCCTTCGTCGCCAACCGCTTCCGCGTCGCGATGTGGCGCCGTCCAGTGGCGGCATAG
- the paaG gene encoding 2-(1,2-epoxy-1,2-dihydrophenyl)acetyl-CoA isomerase PaaG: MAESDTVLSALDAGVLRLTLNRPDKLNAFNEEMHLALRAGFGRAHSDDTVRAVLLTGAGRGFSAGQDLGDRDPRKGGTPDLGHTIETLYNPLLRLIRSLEKPIVCAVNGVAAGAGANIAFACDITLAARSARFVQAFAKIGLVPDSGGTWSLPRLIGEARAKALALTAEPLDAETAANWGLIWRAVDDAALMDEASALAARLAAGPTKGLGMTKRAIQAAAVNSFDEQLELERDLQREAGRSGDYAEGVTAFLEKRKPEFKGR, encoded by the coding sequence ATGGCCGAATCAGACACCGTCCTGTCGGCGCTTGACGCCGGCGTGCTGCGCCTGACGCTCAACCGCCCCGACAAGCTGAACGCCTTCAACGAGGAAATGCATCTGGCGCTGCGCGCTGGTTTCGGGCGCGCTCACTCGGATGACACGGTGCGGGCCGTGCTGCTGACGGGCGCCGGGCGCGGCTTCTCCGCCGGCCAGGATCTCGGCGATCGTGACCCGCGCAAGGGCGGTACGCCCGACCTCGGCCACACGATCGAGACCCTTTACAATCCGCTCCTCAGGCTGATCCGCAGCCTCGAAAAGCCCATCGTCTGCGCCGTCAACGGCGTAGCCGCCGGCGCCGGCGCCAACATCGCTTTCGCCTGCGACATCACCCTTGCGGCCCGCTCGGCCCGCTTTGTCCAGGCCTTTGCGAAGATCGGCCTGGTGCCCGACTCCGGCGGCACCTGGAGCCTGCCGCGGCTGATCGGCGAGGCCCGCGCCAAGGCGCTGGCGCTGACGGCAGAGCCGCTCGATGCGGAGACGGCGGCGAACTGGGGGCTTATCTGGCGCGCCGTCGACGACGCGGCGCTGATGGACGAGGCCTCGGCGCTTGCCGCCCGTCTCGCCGCCGGCCCGACCAAGGGGCTTGGCATGACCAAGCGGGCGATTCAGGCTGCCGCCGTCAATTCCTTCGACGAGCAGCTCGAGCTCGAACGCGACCTGCAGCGCGAAGCGGGCCGCAGCGGCGACTATGCCGAGGGCGTGACAGCCTTCCTGGAAAAGCGCAAGCCGGAGTTCAAGGGGCGATGA
- the paaI gene encoding hydroxyphenylacetyl-CoA thioesterase PaaI, giving the protein MMDAARMNAEELASACARVMWDDDQASQRLGMALDRVTPGTATISMTITSEMTNGHGTCHGGYIFTLADSAFAFACNSYNQRAVAQHCSVTYIAPALEGDRLTAAASEISRRGRGGIYDIRITNQRGEHIAEFRGHSRTVKGTHLPQADGAPEA; this is encoded by the coding sequence ATGATGGACGCGGCAAGAATGAACGCCGAGGAGCTCGCCAGCGCCTGCGCCCGTGTCATGTGGGACGACGACCAGGCGTCGCAGCGGCTCGGCATGGCGCTCGATCGCGTTACGCCGGGTACGGCAACAATCTCGATGACGATTACGTCGGAGATGACCAACGGTCACGGCACCTGCCACGGCGGCTACATCTTCACCCTCGCCGATTCCGCCTTTGCCTTTGCCTGCAACAGCTACAACCAGCGCGCCGTCGCCCAGCACTGCTCGGTCACCTATATCGCGCCGGCCTTAGAGGGCGACCGGCTGACGGCGGCGGCCAGCGAGATTTCGCGGCGCGGCCGCGGCGGCATCTACGACATCCGCATCACCAACCAGCGCGGCGAACACATCGCCGAGTTCCGCGGCCATTCGCGCACCGTCAAGGGCACGCACCTGCCGCAAGCAGACGGCGCACCGGAGGCGTGA
- the paaK gene encoding phenylacetate--CoA ligase PaaK, which translates to MEDLSPRPGDLEPIETASRDEIAALQLERMKWSLAHAYENSPFYRARFDAAGVHPSDLKTLADLAKFPFTTKQDLRESYPFGMFAVPREKLCRIHASSGTTGKPTVVGYTLKDIDSWANVVARSIRASGGRPGDIVHVAYGYGLFTGGLGAHYGAERLGCTVVPISGGMTERQVTLMADFKPRIIMVTPSYMLSILDEFRRQGRDPRESSLAVGIFGAEPWTNAMREEIEHAFDMHAVDIYGLSEVMGPGVANECVETKDGLHIWEDHFYPEIIDPVTDEVLPDGEMGELVFTTLTKEGLPMIRYRTRDLTRLLPGTARSMRRIEKITGRSDDMMILRGVNVFPTQIEEQILKCRGLAPHFQIELTRTGRMDNMTVHVECTIEAADETARAGSARELAHHIKSVVGVSTRIEVHDPGGVARSEGKAKRVVDNRPKE; encoded by the coding sequence ATGGAAGACCTTTCACCCCGCCCCGGCGATCTCGAGCCGATCGAAACCGCGTCGCGCGACGAGATCGCCGCGCTTCAATTGGAGCGGATGAAATGGTCGCTCGCCCATGCCTATGAGAACTCGCCCTTCTACCGCGCGCGCTTCGACGCGGCCGGCGTCCATCCGTCCGATCTGAAGACGCTCGCCGATCTCGCAAAATTCCCCTTCACCACCAAGCAGGACCTTCGCGAAAGCTATCCCTTCGGCATGTTCGCCGTTCCGCGCGAGAAGCTCTGCCGCATCCACGCTTCTTCGGGAACGACCGGCAAGCCGACTGTCGTCGGCTATACGCTGAAGGACATCGATAGCTGGGCGAACGTCGTGGCGCGCTCGATCCGCGCCTCCGGCGGCAGGCCCGGCGACATCGTCCATGTCGCCTATGGCTACGGCCTCTTCACCGGAGGGCTTGGCGCCCATTACGGTGCGGAAAGGCTCGGTTGCACCGTCGTGCCGATCTCCGGCGGCATGACCGAGCGGCAGGTGACGCTGATGGCGGACTTTAAGCCGCGCATCATCATGGTCACCCCCTCCTACATGCTCTCCATCCTCGACGAGTTCCGCCGTCAAGGGCGGGACCCGCGCGAGAGTTCGCTCGCCGTCGGCATCTTCGGCGCGGAGCCATGGACGAATGCCATGCGCGAGGAGATCGAGCATGCCTTCGACATGCATGCCGTCGACATTTACGGCCTTTCGGAGGTCATGGGGCCCGGCGTTGCCAACGAATGCGTGGAGACCAAGGACGGACTGCATATCTGGGAAGACCATTTCTATCCCGAGATCATCGATCCGGTGACCGACGAGGTGCTGCCGGACGGCGAGATGGGCGAACTCGTCTTCACGACGCTGACCAAGGAAGGCCTGCCGATGATCCGATACCGCACCCGCGATCTGACGCGGCTGCTGCCCGGCACGGCGCGTTCGATGCGCCGCATCGAGAAGATCACCGGCCGCTCGGACGACATGATGATCCTGCGCGGCGTCAATGTCTTCCCGACCCAGATCGAGGAGCAGATCCTGAAATGCCGCGGCCTGGCGCCGCACTTCCAGATCGAGCTGACGCGCACGGGCCGGATGGACAACATGACCGTCCACGTCGAATGCACGATCGAGGCGGCGGACGAAACCGCGCGAGCCGGATCGGCGCGCGAACTCGCCCACCACATCAAGAGCGTCGTCGGTGTCAGCACCAGGATCGAGGTACATGATCCGGGCGGCGTCGCCCGCTCGGAAGGAAAGGCAAAAAGGGTCGTCGACAACCGCCCGAAGGAATGA
- a CDS encoding TetR/AcrR family transcriptional regulator, whose protein sequence is MARTRAVDFEEKQRGILTSAAAVFAEMGMEKASMAQIAAHSNVSKALLYHYYPSKDALIFDIVRTHLAELDAAIEAADRPDLAPGERLRLLVRQVLENYRDADDQHKVQLNGTSALSPEQMAEIRAIERRIVKRFSSVLNDINPDLNNDRPLLMPVTMSLFGMMNWVYMWFRPDGPISRDEYAEIATTLILEGVKAVR, encoded by the coding sequence ATGGCACGAACACGCGCAGTCGATTTCGAGGAGAAGCAGCGCGGCATTCTGACGAGCGCCGCCGCAGTGTTCGCCGAAATGGGGATGGAAAAGGCCTCGATGGCGCAGATCGCTGCTCACAGCAACGTCTCGAAAGCACTGCTTTATCACTATTATCCGAGCAAGGACGCGCTGATCTTCGATATCGTTCGCACGCACCTTGCCGAGCTCGACGCGGCCATAGAAGCTGCCGACCGGCCGGATCTCGCTCCGGGGGAACGGTTGCGGCTGCTCGTGCGCCAGGTGCTCGAAAACTATCGCGACGCCGACGACCAGCACAAGGTGCAGCTGAACGGCACGAGCGCGCTCTCGCCCGAGCAGATGGCCGAGATTCGCGCCATCGAGCGACGCATCGTCAAGCGCTTCTCGAGCGTGCTCAACGACATCAATCCGGATCTCAATAATGATCGTCCACTGCTGATGCCGGTGACGATGTCGCTGTTCGGCATGATGAACTGGGTCTATATGTGGTTCCGCCCCGACGGCCCGATCAGCCGGGACGAATATGCCGAGATCGCCACGACCCTGATCCTGGAGGGCGTCAAGGCGGTGCGCTGA
- the paaZ gene encoding phenylacetic acid degradation bifunctional protein PaaZ, with translation MNILADRARRLESYVGGAWMRGASDGAALLDAATGAPVAMIDSTGIDFAAALAYGREKAGPALRRMSFHERAAMLKALAEALMDRKEEFYALSTPTGATRTDSWIDIEGGIGTLFSYASKGKRELPNTRVLVDGEVETLSRDGTFSARHILTPLEGVAIHINAFNFPCWGMLEKLAPTLLAGMPAIVKPASQTAYLTELVVRRMVETGLLPEGAVQLVCGSVGDLLDHLDGQDVVTFTGSAATGRKLKTHPAIIENSVRFTMEADSLNAAVLGLDAGPGTEEFDLFVKEVAREMTAKAGQKCTAIRRVIAPRAHCDALIAALGERLAKVPLGNPAAESVRMGPLASLGQREEVRARIRDLAADAEIVAGDPTNPQVVSGDAEAGAFLNPVLLYCGNPGAARAVHDVEAFGPVSTVMPYDTKEEAVDLVKRGKGSLVTSVFTNDPRIAEELVLGIASFNGRVMIGNRLSAKTSTGHGSPLPGLVHGGPGRAGGGEELGGIRGVKHYMQRTAVQGAPGLLSAVTGRWIEGAPVRADGEHPFRKSLAELRIGDQLVTATRTVTLEDIEHFANFTGDTFYAHMDEEAARANPFFDGRVAHGYLIVSFAAGLFVDPAPGPVLANYGVDNLRLLTPVYPGDTLQVALTCKEINPRINAEHGEVRWDCRVTNQTGATVAQYDVLTMVAKTRG, from the coding sequence ATGAACATACTGGCAGATCGTGCCCGTCGGCTTGAAAGCTATGTCGGCGGCGCCTGGATGAGGGGTGCCAGCGACGGCGCGGCGCTGCTCGACGCCGCGACCGGCGCGCCGGTGGCGATGATCGATTCCACCGGCATCGACTTTGCCGCCGCACTCGCCTATGGGCGCGAAAAGGCCGGTCCGGCGCTCCGTCGCATGTCGTTCCATGAACGGGCGGCGATGCTGAAGGCGCTCGCTGAGGCGTTGATGGATCGAAAGGAGGAGTTCTACGCGCTCTCGACCCCCACCGGCGCCACCAGGACAGACAGCTGGATCGACATCGAGGGCGGCATCGGCACGCTGTTCTCCTATGCCTCCAAGGGCAAACGGGAATTGCCGAACACCCGGGTGCTGGTCGATGGTGAGGTCGAGACGCTGTCGCGAGACGGCACGTTTTCGGCCCGGCACATCCTGACGCCGCTCGAAGGCGTGGCGATCCACATCAACGCCTTCAACTTTCCCTGTTGGGGGATGCTCGAGAAGCTGGCGCCGACGCTGCTTGCAGGCATGCCTGCGATCGTGAAGCCGGCAAGCCAGACAGCCTATCTCACGGAGCTCGTGGTGCGGCGAATGGTGGAGACCGGATTGCTTCCGGAAGGAGCCGTGCAGCTCGTCTGCGGTTCGGTCGGCGATCTTCTCGATCACCTCGACGGACAGGACGTAGTCACCTTCACGGGCTCGGCCGCGACCGGGCGCAAGCTGAAGACGCATCCCGCAATCATCGAGAATTCCGTGCGCTTCACCATGGAGGCCGATAGTCTCAACGCGGCCGTTCTCGGTCTCGACGCAGGCCCCGGGACGGAGGAATTCGATCTCTTCGTCAAGGAGGTCGCTCGCGAGATGACCGCCAAGGCCGGGCAGAAATGCACCGCCATTCGCCGCGTCATCGCACCGCGTGCCCATTGCGATGCGCTTATCGCGGCACTGGGCGAACGACTTGCCAAGGTTCCGCTCGGCAACCCCGCTGCCGAGAGCGTGCGGATGGGGCCGCTCGCAAGCCTCGGGCAGCGCGAGGAGGTCAGGGCGCGCATCCGCGATCTTGCCGCCGATGCGGAGATCGTCGCCGGCGATCCCACGAACCCCCAGGTGGTTTCCGGCGACGCGGAAGCGGGCGCCTTTCTCAATCCGGTCCTGCTTTATTGCGGCAACCCCGGCGCCGCGCGGGCCGTGCACGATGTCGAGGCTTTTGGTCCGGTCAGCACCGTCATGCCTTACGATACCAAGGAAGAAGCTGTGGATCTTGTGAAGCGCGGCAAGGGCAGCCTCGTCACCTCCGTCTTCACCAATGATCCTCGTATTGCAGAGGAGCTGGTGCTCGGCATCGCGTCATTCAATGGCCGGGTGATGATCGGCAACCGCTTGAGCGCCAAGACCTCGACCGGGCACGGTTCGCCGCTGCCGGGCCTCGTCCATGGCGGCCCGGGAAGGGCCGGCGGCGGCGAGGAGCTCGGCGGCATCCGGGGCGTCAAGCACTACATGCAGCGCACGGCCGTCCAGGGAGCACCGGGGCTGCTCTCGGCGGTCACCGGCCGATGGATCGAGGGTGCCCCGGTGCGCGCCGACGGCGAACATCCGTTCCGCAAGTCGCTTGCCGAGCTCCGGATCGGCGACCAGCTGGTGACGGCGACCCGCACGGTGACGCTCGAGGACATCGAGCATTTCGCCAATTTCACCGGCGATACCTTCTACGCCCACATGGACGAGGAGGCGGCGCGGGCGAATCCGTTCTTCGACGGACGCGTCGCGCATGGCTACCTGATCGTCTCCTTCGCCGCCGGGCTCTTCGTCGATCCGGCCCCCGGGCCGGTGCTCGCGAATTACGGCGTCGACAATTTGCGCCTCCTGACGCCGGTCTATCCCGGCGACACGCTGCAGGTCGCGCTCACCTGCAAGGAGATCAATCCCCGGATCAATGCCGAGCATGGCGAGGTCCGCTGGGACTGCCGCGTCACCAACCAGACGGGCGCGACCGTGGCGCAGTACGATGTACTGACGATGGTGGCGAAGACGAGAGGATAG
- a CDS encoding Phenylacetic acid catabolic protein encodes MSDETMPIEDYLAQGGLLTSPDNVPPRYRGELLRLMASFVDSELAGSAGFADVINDAPGIKERIAAARIVLEKADHAGRVLEIMGDFGADTVRYAVHHPWSARLPRNADIGAERRGGDMRLSVLHYPLEGWIDAVVMNVLMGKAVVIQLGELARVSYQPLAEVLRAILPRETRHAELGIDGLKRIAETEEGRRAAREAVAYWRPRVAASFGLSGSTRYDMLARLGLRHTPNEALLAAWQKATDAELAALNLN; translated from the coding sequence ATGTCCGATGAAACGATGCCGATCGAGGACTATCTTGCCCAGGGCGGCCTGCTCACCTCGCCGGACAACGTGCCGCCGCGCTATCGCGGCGAACTTCTCCGGCTGATGGCGAGCTTCGTCGACAGCGAACTCGCCGGTTCTGCCGGCTTCGCCGATGTCATCAACGATGCTCCGGGGATCAAGGAGCGCATCGCGGCGGCGCGGATCGTGTTGGAAAAGGCGGACCATGCGGGGCGGGTGCTCGAGATCATGGGCGATTTTGGTGCCGATACGGTGCGTTATGCGGTCCATCACCCGTGGTCGGCGCGGCTTCCCCGCAATGCCGATATCGGTGCGGAGCGCCGCGGCGGCGACATGCGGCTTTCGGTCCTCCACTACCCGCTCGAAGGCTGGATCGATGCGGTCGTCATGAACGTGCTGATGGGCAAGGCGGTCGTCATTCAGCTCGGCGAACTGGCGCGCGTCTCCTACCAGCCGCTTGCCGAAGTCCTCCGGGCGATTTTGCCGCGCGAAACCCGCCACGCCGAACTCGGCATCGACGGGCTGAAACGAATTGCCGAGACGGAGGAGGGGCGCCGTGCTGCCCGGGAAGCGGTCGCCTATTGGCGTCCGCGGGTTGCCGCGAGCTTCGGCCTTTCCGGCTCGACCCGCTACGACATGCTCGCCCGACTCGGGTTGCGCCACACGCCCAATGAGGCGCTGCTCGCCGCGTGGCAGAAGGCCACCGACGCCGAGCTTGCCGCGCTGAACCTGAACTGA
- the paaE gene encoding 1,2-phenylacetyl-CoA epoxidase subunit PaaE: protein MARFHPLQVTEVRRETRDAVVVTLMPREEDRAAFDFTQGQYLTFRRMFDGEELRRSYSICAGKDEGVLRVGIKRVDGGCFSTWANEELKRGEMLEAMPPMGGFFTPIEPDAAKHYLGFAGGSGITPLLSIIKTTLAREPRSQFTLVYANRHVSSIMFREELEDLKNLYLGRFAALHVLESEAQDIDLFTGRVDAEKCEALFRSWIDLKSVDTVFICGPEPMMLAIAAALRAHGLGDEQIKFELFASSQPGRARRKVASAAGADRQSSCEATVTLDGTTRNFSFPKQGQSLLEAALENRMDAPYACKAGVCSTCRAKVVEGEVEMETNHALEDYEVEQGYVLTCQCYPLSDRIVVSYDQ, encoded by the coding sequence ATGGCACGTTTCCACCCCCTGCAAGTCACCGAAGTCCGGCGCGAAACGCGCGATGCCGTGGTCGTGACGCTCATGCCGCGGGAAGAAGACCGCGCCGCCTTCGATTTCACGCAAGGCCAGTACCTGACGTTTCGCCGGATGTTCGACGGCGAGGAGCTGCGCCGCTCCTATTCGATCTGCGCCGGAAAGGACGAAGGTGTGCTGAGGGTCGGCATCAAGCGCGTCGACGGCGGCTGCTTCTCCACCTGGGCGAACGAGGAGCTCAAGCGCGGCGAGATGCTGGAAGCGATGCCGCCGATGGGGGGCTTCTTCACGCCGATTGAGCCGGATGCGGCAAAACACTATCTCGGCTTTGCCGGCGGCAGCGGCATCACGCCGCTCCTCTCGATCATCAAGACGACGCTTGCGCGCGAGCCGCGGTCCCAGTTCACGCTGGTCTATGCCAACCGACACGTCAGCTCGATCATGTTTCGCGAGGAGCTCGAAGACCTCAAGAACCTCTATCTCGGGCGGTTTGCGGCATTGCATGTCCTCGAAAGCGAAGCCCAGGATATCGACCTTTTTACCGGACGGGTCGACGCGGAGAAATGCGAGGCGCTGTTCCGCAGCTGGATCGATCTGAAATCGGTCGACACCGTCTTCATCTGCGGCCCGGAACCGATGATGCTGGCGATCGCCGCGGCGCTGCGCGCGCACGGACTTGGCGACGAGCAGATCAAGTTCGAGCTGTTCGCGTCCTCGCAGCCCGGCCGTGCACGGCGCAAGGTCGCAAGTGCTGCCGGTGCCGACAGGCAATCGAGTTGCGAGGCGACCGTCACCCTCGATGGTACGACGCGCAACTTCAGCTTTCCGAAACAGGGGCAGAGCCTCCTCGAAGCCGCACTCGAAAACAGGATGGATGCGCCCTACGCCTGCAAGGCGGGCGTCTGTTCCACCTGCCGCGCCAAGGTGGTCGAGGGCGAGGTTGAGATGGAGACCAACCATGCGCTGGAGGACTACGAGGTCGAGCAGGGCTATGTGCTGACCTGCCAATGCTATCCGCTGAGCGACCGCATCGTCGTCAGCTACGACCAGTGA
- the paaD gene encoding 1,2-phenylacetyl-CoA epoxidase subunit PaaD: protein MATATLPSIKDVWDWLAQVPDPEIPVISVTDLGIVRDVAWDGGTVVVTVTPTYSGCPATTVINLDIERALHEKGLKRVRLERRLSPAWTTDWISAEGRDKLKTYGIAPPVDGTAADGTLLKRIDRLSGRPSLTVGCPRCGSSRTEKVSQFGSTPCKASYRCSDCLEPFDYFKCI, encoded by the coding sequence ATGGCAACCGCGACGCTTCCGTCGATCAAGGATGTCTGGGACTGGCTTGCGCAAGTGCCCGACCCGGAGATTCCGGTCATTTCGGTTACGGATCTCGGCATCGTTCGTGATGTCGCCTGGGACGGCGGCACGGTGGTGGTGACGGTGACGCCGACCTATTCGGGCTGTCCCGCCACGACGGTGATCAACCTGGATATCGAACGGGCGCTCCATGAAAAGGGGCTCAAACGCGTCAGGCTCGAACGCCGGCTCTCGCCGGCCTGGACCACCGACTGGATCAGCGCCGAGGGCCGCGACAAGCTCAAGACCTATGGGATCGCGCCGCCGGTCGACGGTACGGCCGCGGACGGAACGCTGCTCAAGCGGATCGACCGTCTCTCCGGTCGCCCGAGTCTGACGGTCGGCTGTCCCCGCTGCGGATCCTCACGGACCGAAAAGGTCAGCCAGTTCGGGTCGACTCCGTGCAAGGCGAGCTATCGCTGCTCCGACTGCCTAGAACCTTTCGATTATTTCAAGTGCATCTGA